One genomic window of Salvia miltiorrhiza cultivar Shanhuang (shh) chromosome 4, IMPLAD_Smil_shh, whole genome shotgun sequence includes the following:
- the LOC131023371 gene encoding cyclin-dependent kinase G-2-like, translated as MMAELGLPENPFLFEKEDWVYKEKTGTLLKKEVRVYKSLFDEYEIEKEINRGAFGVVYRARDRKSKETVAMKEEVGGGGLLMEIDILKSLPRHPNIVEFKKVARDGARVFVVMEYLEYDLQRVRAVMEQPFPLSITKTLMREILRGVAFLHHHGVVHRDLKPANILFGGANYDLKICDFGLSARLGSRCSAGAGTRWYKAPEVLGGCRSYTSAIDVWSVGCIMAEFVLDQPLFQGQSDAHQLACIREVLCGRTNLLRPLIMSASGAAPLNHAGFHLLGRLLAYHPNNRISAADALRHPWFAQQD; from the coding sequence ATGATGGCGGAATTGGGGCTTCCCGAGAACCCCTTCTTGTTCGAGAAAGAAGATTGGGTTTACAAGGAGAAGACGGGTACCTTGTTGAAGAAAGAAGTTAGGGTTTACAAATCTTTATTCGATGAGTACGAGATTGAGAAGGAGATCAACCGGGGGGCCTTCGGCGTGGTGTACAGAGCGCGAGACAGGAAAAGCAAGGAGACGGTGGCGATGAAGGAGGAGGTTGGCGGCGGAGGGCTACTGATGGAGATCGACATCCTGAAATCCCTGCCGCGGCACCCCAACATAGTGGAATTCAAGAAAGTGGCGAGGGATGGGGCCCGCGTGTTCGTGGTGATGGAGTACTTGGAGTACGACCTCCAGAGGGTGAGGGCGGTGATGGAGCAGCCCTTCCCGCTCTCCATAACCAAGACCCTCATGCGGGAAATTCTCAGGGGCGTCGCCTTCCTCCACCACCACGGCGTCGTGCACAGGGATCTCAAGCCGGCCAACATTCTCTTCGGAGGCGCCAACTACGACCTCAAAATCTGCGACTTCGGGCTCTCGGCGCGCCTCGGATCGCGGTGCAGCGCCGGCGCGGGGACCAGGTGGTACAAGGCGCCGGAGGTTCTGGGCGGGTGCCGCAGCTACACGAGCGCCATCGACGTGTGGTCGGTGGGGTGCATCATGGCGGAGTTCGTGTTGGACCAACCCCTTTTCCAAGGCCAATCGGATGCTCATCAGCTCGCCTGCATTCGCGAGGTCCTCTGCGGCCGGACCAACCTTCTGCGGCCTCTCATCATGTCTGCGTCAGGCGCGGCGCCGCTCAATCATGCTGGATTTCATCTGCTCGGGAGGCTCTTGGCGTACCACCCAAACAACAGGATTTCAGCCGCCGACGCTCTCAGACACCCTTGGTTCGCTCAACAAGATTGA
- the LOC131021376 gene encoding uncharacterized protein LOC131021376, translating into MAALLVGPPEIYPQSSIHVCVLNFKKALIGESPPMGLTEYLSPTFLSTGNPCLDFFFHVVPDTPPETLINRLRLAWAHDPLKALKLVCNLRGVRGTGKSDKEGFYTAALWLHDCHPKTLAANVAAFADFGYMKDLLEILFRILEGPKARESAKETGEKWKAWKSAKEQWGRVNRELTEAKKFKKEMKRRRNFWTRTTHLLRMRRCLKTQLTEGRKCVETGQTREEKRLKKAKRVVKRYNEDAKFKVLHDRISDLFAQGLRSDMEMLKSGKLNKISLAAKWCPSLDSSFDRITLLCETVAKKVFPRAEYAEYQGVEEAHYAYRVRDRLRKEVLVPLRRALELPEVYIGANDWGSLPYNRVASVAMKTYTSKFLKHDEERFREYLDRVESGQAKIAAGALLPHQIIASLDDDEDSGTAKVAELQWKRMVEDVAKKGKLSNCLAVCDVSGSMSGIPMEVSVALGVLVSELSEKPWKGKLITFSESPQLQIVRGESLKEKTEFVRRMEWGGNTDFQKVFDVILKVAVKGKLKAEEMIKRLFVFSDMEFDEASMNPWETDYEAIVRKYREKGYGECVPEIVFWNLRDSKATPVPANEPGVALVSGYSKNLMTLFLEEGGVMDPEAVMEAAISRKEYQKLVVLD; encoded by the coding sequence ATGGCTGCTCTTCTCGTCGGGCCACCTGAGATCTACCCACAATCCTCCATACATGTATGTGTCTTAAATTTCAAGAAAGCTCTAATCGGTGAAAGCCCTCCAATGGGCCTCACCGAATATCTTTCTCCGACATTTCTATCGACGGGCAATCCCTGTCTGGATTTCTTCTTCCACGTCGTCCCCGACACGCCACCGGAAACCTTGATCAACCGCCTGCGGCTCGCGTGGGCTCACGACCCATTGAAGGCCCTGAAGCTTGTCTGCAATCTCCGAGGAGTCAGAGGCACCGGAAAATCCGACAAAGAAGGGTTCTACACAGCCGCGCTGTGGCTGCACGATTGCCACCccaaaaccctagccgccaACGTGGCCGCTTTCGCGGATTTCGGCTACATGAAAGATTTGCTGGAGATCCTTTTCCGGATTCTAGAAGGGCCCAAGGCGCGAGAATCTGCGAAAGAGACGGGGGAGAAGTGGAAAGCTTGGAAATCGGCCAAGGAGCAGTGGGGGAGAGTAAATAGGGAGTTGACGGAGGCGAAGAAATTTAAGAAGGAGATGAAGCGGCGGAGGAATTTTTGGACCAGAACAACACATTTGTTAAGGATGAGGAGATGTTTGAAGACACAGTTGACTGAGGGTAGGAAATGTGTGGAAACGGGGCAAACCCGCGAAGAGAAGAGGCTGAAAAAGGCGAAGAGAGTTGTGAAGAGGTATAATGAGGATGCCAAATTTAAGGTCTTGCATGACCGAATCTCTGATCTATTCGCGCAGGGTTTGAGATCGGATATGGAGATGTTGAAATCTGGGAAATTGAACAAGATCAGCCTCGCCGCGAAATGGTGCCCCTCTCTTGATTCGTCGTTCGACAGAATAACGCTGCTGTGCGAAACCGTGGCGAAGAAGGTGTTTCCGAGGGCGGAATATGCAGAGTATCAAGGCGTGGAGGAGGCGCATTACGCGTATCGCGTGAGGGATAGGCTGAGGAAGGAGGTGCTGGTGCCGCTGCGGAGGGCGCTGGAGCTGCCGGAGGTGTATATCGGCGCCAATGATTGGGGCTCTCTGCCTTACAATAGAGTGGCGTCTGTGGCTATGAAAACATACACGAGTAAGTTCCTCAAGCACGACGAGGAAAGATTTCGCGAGTACCTTGATAGAGTGGAGTCCGGCCAAGCAAAGATTGCAGCTGGCGCGTTGCTTCCTCATCAGATCATCGCCTCTCTCGATGATGATGAAGACAGTGGCACCGCCAAAGTGGCGGAGCTTCAGTGGAAGAGAATGGTGGAGGACGTGGCGAAGAAGGGGAAACTGAGCAATTGCCTTGCAGTCTGTGATGTCTCCGGGAGTATGTCTGGGATCCCGATGGAGGTGTCGGTGGCGCTAGGAGTTCTGGTGTCGGAGCTGAGCGAGAAGCCATGGAAGGGGAAGCTCATCACCTTCAGCGAAAGCCCACAGCTCCAGATAGTGAGAGGGGAAAGCTTGAAAGAGAAGACTGAGTTTGTTAGGAGAATGGAGTGGGGAGGGAACACAGATTTCCAGAAGGTGTTTGATGTGATACTGAAAGTGGCCGTGAAGGGGAAGTTGAAGGCGGAGGAGATGATAAAGAGGCTGTTTGTGTTCAGCGATATGGAATTCGATGAGGCTTCAATGAATCCGTGGGAGACGGATTATGAGGCGATCGTGAGGAAATACAGAGAGAAGGGATACGGAGAATGTGTGCCGGAGATTGTGTTTTGGAATTTGAGGGATTCGAAGGCGACGCCGGTGCCGGCGAACGAGCCGGGGGTGGCGCTGGTGAGCGGCTACTCCAAGAATTTGATGACTTTGTTTCTTGAAGAGGGTGGAGTAATGGATCCGGAGGCTGTAATGGAAGCTGCGATTTCTAGGAAAGAGTATCAGAAGTTGGTTGTCTTAGATTAA